A single genomic interval of Chryseobacterium paludis harbors:
- a CDS encoding polyprenyl synthetase family protein, whose product MANIVEEIKQPINEEMKLFEQKFYESMQSKVPLLDKVTRFIVTTKGKQMRPMFVFLCAKLIGDVNEKTYRGASMIELIHTATLVHDDVVDESFKRRNFFSINALWKNKIAVLVGDYLLSKSVLLSTDHKDYDLLAVISRTIREMSEGELLQLEKARKLDITEDVYYEIIRQKTATLIAACCEIGVLSNNAEEKLAKRMQDFGTYTGMAFQIKDDLFDYLSSNVIGKPVGIDIKEQKMTLPLIHTLKIASDKDRKYYLNTIKRYNNDQKRVKELIAFVKSSGGLDYAIRVMKDFQQKAKDLLNEFPDSEAKRSLHSMLDYVIERKF is encoded by the coding sequence TTGGCAAATATTGTAGAAGAAATCAAACAACCGATCAATGAAGAAATGAAACTTTTCGAGCAGAAGTTTTATGAATCAATGCAGAGTAAAGTCCCTTTATTAGATAAAGTAACTCGGTTTATTGTTACTACTAAAGGAAAGCAAATGCGTCCGATGTTTGTATTTCTCTGTGCGAAACTGATAGGTGATGTTAATGAAAAGACTTATCGCGGAGCTTCCATGATAGAATTGATCCATACCGCGACACTGGTTCATGATGATGTTGTGGATGAAAGTTTTAAAAGACGTAATTTTTTCTCTATTAATGCACTATGGAAAAATAAAATTGCAGTTTTGGTAGGTGATTATTTATTGTCAAAATCAGTGTTATTATCAACGGATCATAAAGACTATGATTTACTGGCTGTTATCTCCAGAACAATCAGAGAAATGTCTGAAGGTGAACTTCTTCAGCTGGAAAAAGCAAGAAAGCTCGATATTACAGAAGATGTTTATTATGAAATTATCCGTCAGAAAACAGCAACATTGATCGCGGCATGTTGTGAAATAGGAGTCTTATCGAATAATGCAGAAGAAAAGCTTGCTAAAAGAATGCAGGATTTTGGAACTTATACGGGAATGGCATTTCAGATTAAAGATGACTTATTCGATTATCTAAGTTCAAACGTTATTGGAAAGCCTGTTGGTATCGATATTAAAGAACAGAAAATGACTCTCCCTTTAATTCATACTTTGAAAATTGCGAGTGACAAAGACAGAAAATATTATCTAAATACCATAAAACGCTATAATAACGACCAAAAACGTGTAAAAGAATTAATCGCTTTTGTAAAGAGTTCAGGTGGTTTGGATTATGCAATTCGTGTAATGAAAGATTTTCAACAAAAGGCAAAGGATCTTCTTAATGAATTTCCCGATTCTGAAGCCAAAAGATCATTGCACAGTATGTTAGATTATGTAATTGAAAGAAAGTTTTAA
- a CDS encoding sterol desaturase family protein: MNYFLGEDGLENVYAWAIPFHATVILAEMIYSHVSEAKLYDKKDVATSVYLALMNFGLDLIMKVFAMGVMFFFYNHRLFSWDFTVWYWLICFVITDFAYYVLHYVDHHSRAFWAVHITHHNSEFFNLTTGFRSPVLQPLYRYLYFSPLAFLGFNPWHIMVVYAIGQVYGTWVHTQTVKKMGFLEYILVTPSHHRVHHACNIKYLDRNMGMCLIIWDKMFGTFEKEDPDTPVKYGIYPRMPDNRPDTVLLYEWRRIWKDIKQPGLKFSDRINYIFNSPGWRHDGTGKTVRQYQKDYFEKKARKQQKSA, from the coding sequence ATGAATTACTTTTTGGGTGAAGATGGATTAGAAAATGTCTATGCCTGGGCAATTCCATTTCATGCTACTGTAATTTTAGCTGAAATGATTTATAGCCATGTTTCCGAGGCTAAACTATATGATAAAAAAGATGTAGCAACAAGCGTTTATTTGGCATTGATGAACTTCGGTTTGGATTTGATAATGAAGGTTTTTGCAATGGGAGTGATGTTTTTCTTTTACAATCACCGACTTTTTTCCTGGGATTTTACAGTTTGGTACTGGCTTATCTGTTTTGTGATCACTGATTTTGCGTATTATGTGCTTCATTATGTTGATCATCATTCCAGAGCTTTTTGGGCTGTGCATATTACCCATCATAATTCAGAATTTTTTAATCTGACCACGGGATTCAGAAGTCCTGTTTTACAACCCCTTTATAGATATTTATACTTTTCACCGTTGGCTTTTTTAGGTTTTAATCCATGGCATATCATGGTGGTATATGCTATTGGACAGGTATATGGAACGTGGGTTCATACCCAGACTGTAAAAAAGATGGGATTTTTAGAATATATTTTAGTCACTCCATCGCACCATCGTGTACACCATGCCTGCAACATTAAATATCTGGACAGGAATATGGGAATGTGCCTCATCATCTGGGATAAAATGTTTGGAACTTTTGAAAAAGAAGATCCGGATACACCTGTAAAATATGGAATTTATCCTAGGATGCCCGATAACAGACCTGATACGGTATTATTATATGAATGGAGAAGAATCTGGAAAGATATCAAACAGCCTGGATTAAAATTTTCGGACAGGATTAATTATATTTTCAACTCTCCGGGTTGGAGACACGATGGAACGGGGAAAACAGTAAGACAGTATCAAAAAGATTATTTTGAGAAGAAAGCGCGTAAGCAACAGAAGTCGGCATGA
- the rlmN gene encoding 23S rRNA (adenine(2503)-C(2))-methyltransferase RlmN: MKDIRTLSLDQLKDYFLTLGEKPFRAKQVYDWLWSKNLHSIDEMTNLSKQLRDRISEEYTINPVSVDQLQKSKDGTIKNGVKLHDGLMVESVLIPTETRTTACVSSQVGCSLNCEFCATARLKRMRNLEVAEIVDQVALIDSQSKMYFDRPLTNIVFMGMGEPMMNYKNVVEAIRKITQPEGLGMSPRRITVSTSGIPKMIKMLADDDLRVKLALSLHSAIEAKRNEIMPFSDKFPLTDIMESLQYWYKKTGNTITFEYCVWKGINDGDEDIKALIKYCKQVPSKVNLIQYNPIGDGKYDQCNKQAEENYVRQLENAGITVMIRKSRGGDIDAACGQLANKVTD, translated from the coding sequence ATGAAAGATATCCGAACTTTATCACTAGATCAGCTTAAAGACTATTTTTTGACTTTAGGAGAAAAACCGTTTCGAGCGAAACAGGTTTATGACTGGTTGTGGAGTAAAAACCTCCATTCTATAGATGAAATGACGAATCTTTCGAAACAGCTTCGTGATAGAATTTCCGAAGAATATACCATTAATCCAGTATCCGTTGACCAACTTCAGAAAAGTAAAGACGGAACTATTAAAAATGGGGTGAAGCTTCACGATGGCTTAATGGTGGAATCCGTTTTAATTCCTACAGAAACGAGAACGACAGCTTGTGTTTCTTCACAGGTAGGATGCTCATTAAATTGCGAATTCTGTGCTACGGCAAGGTTGAAGAGAATGAGAAATCTTGAAGTTGCTGAAATTGTAGATCAGGTCGCTCTAATCGACAGTCAAAGTAAAATGTATTTTGACAGGCCTCTTACGAATATTGTTTTTATGGGAATGGGGGAGCCAATGATGAATTACAAAAATGTAGTTGAAGCGATTCGAAAAATTACTCAACCTGAAGGCCTGGGAATGTCTCCAAGAAGAATTACTGTTTCAACTTCAGGAATTCCTAAGATGATCAAAATGCTGGCGGATGATGACCTACGGGTAAAGCTGGCTTTATCACTTCACTCGGCAATAGAAGCCAAACGTAATGAAATCATGCCGTTTTCAGATAAGTTTCCATTAACTGATATTATGGAATCACTTCAATACTGGTACAAAAAAACAGGGAATACAATTACTTTTGAATATTGTGTATGGAAAGGGATCAATGATGGTGATGAAGATATTAAAGCTTTAATTAAATACTGTAAACAAGTTCCTTCTAAAGTTAACCTTATCCAGTATAACCCGATCGGTGATGGTAAATATGACCAATGCAATAAACAGGCAGAAGAAAATTATGTTCGTCAACTTGAAAATGCCGGCATTACTGTAATGATCAGAAAAAGCCGTGGCGGAGATATTGATGCTGCATGTGGACAATTAGCCAATAAGGTTACCGATTAA
- the queA gene encoding tRNA preQ1(34) S-adenosylmethionine ribosyltransferase-isomerase QueA: MKTSDFNFDLPEELLAEHPSEHRDDARLMVLDRKTETIEHKLFKDVVDYFDEKDLFIFNNTKVFPARLYGNKEKTGAKIEVFLLRELDKETRVWDVLVDPARKIRIGNKLFFTEDESLVAEVIDNTTSRGRTLRFLFDGSYEEFRTKLKELGETPLPKYIKRAVEPEDAERYQTIYAKIEGAVAAPTAGLHFSRHLMKRLEIKGIDFAEVTLHVGLGTFNPIEVEDLSKHKMESEEIIIDEKNADIINKAVDAHRRVCAVGTTTMRALETSVSSNKKISAFNGWTNKFIYPPHDFGVANSMITNFHTPKSTLLMMIAAFAGRDFIMHAYQEAVKEKYKFYSYGDAMLIL, from the coding sequence ATGAAAACATCCGATTTTAATTTTGACCTTCCTGAGGAATTATTGGCAGAACATCCATCAGAGCACAGAGATGATGCCAGACTAATGGTTCTTGACAGAAAAACAGAAACAATAGAGCACAAGTTGTTTAAAGATGTAGTGGATTATTTCGATGAGAAGGATTTATTTATTTTCAATAATACTAAAGTTTTCCCAGCACGTCTTTATGGAAATAAAGAAAAAACAGGTGCTAAAATCGAAGTATTCCTTTTAAGAGAACTTGATAAGGAAACTCGCGTTTGGGATGTATTGGTTGATCCAGCCAGAAAAATAAGAATCGGTAATAAACTGTTTTTTACTGAAGATGAGTCTTTAGTTGCTGAAGTTATCGATAATACAACTTCCAGAGGAAGAACACTGAGATTTTTGTTTGACGGTTCTTATGAAGAATTCAGAACAAAATTAAAAGAATTAGGAGAAACACCGCTTCCAAAGTATATCAAAAGAGCAGTAGAGCCTGAAGATGCTGAAAGATATCAGACGATCTATGCAAAAATTGAAGGAGCTGTTGCAGCACCTACTGCGGGTTTACATTTCTCCAGACATTTAATGAAGAGATTGGAAATCAAAGGAATTGATTTTGCAGAAGTTACCCTTCACGTTGGTTTAGGAACCTTCAATCCAATTGAGGTGGAAGATCTTTCTAAGCATAAAATGGAGTCTGAAGAGATCATCATCGATGAGAAAAATGCTGATATCATTAATAAAGCAGTAGATGCACACAGAAGAGTTTGTGCTGTAGGTACTACAACAATGAGAGCATTAGAAACTTCAGTTTCTTCAAACAAGAAGATCTCTGCATTTAACGGTTGGACAAATAAGTTCATTTATCCGCCTCACGATTTTGGAGTTGCCAATTCAATGATCACCAACTTCCATACCCCAAAGTCTACATTATTGATGATGATTGCTGCATTTGCAGGAAGAGATTTTATAATGCATGCTTATCAGGAAGCCGTAAAAGAAAAGTATAAATTCTATTCTTACGGTGATGCAATGTTAATTTTATAA